The region ATCGGTGGCAGCATGTACCCTCTGACTCTCGAAGGACTCGACGGGGCCATGCGCGAACTCACCCGCAAGAAGCACTGACTCCAAGGGGCAGACGATGGGCAAGACGATCCTCGCGCAGCGGACGGCAGGGGGTCGCTACGACCTCGTGCTGAATCGCCCCGACAAGTTCAATGCCCTGTCGCAAGCCCTCCTTGCCGAACTGCTAGCCGAGCTTTCGGGCATCGCGGCAGACGGGGACGCGCGCGTCGTCGTGCTGTCCGGTGCCGGAAAGGCATTTTGCGCCGGACATGATCTCGCCGAGATGCAGGCTGACCGCAATCTTGCCGTCTACCGCGCGCTGTTTGCCGCCTGCAGCGAAGTAATGGAGGCCATCGCTGCCCTCCCCGTGCCGGTCATAGCCAAGGTTCATGGCGTTGCGACCGCCGCAGGTTGCCAGCTGGTCGGGGCCTGTGACCTCGCCGTCGCCTCCGAAAGCGCGCGCTTTGCCGTTTCGGGCATCAACGTCGGCTTGTTCTGCTCAACCCCCGCCGTTGCACTCAGCCGCAACGTGCCTGCCAAGCGTGCGTTCGAGATGCTGGTGACAGGAAAGTTCATCGATGCCCGAACCGCCTCGGACTGGGGCCTTGTCAACACCGTCGTTCCAGCCGAGGCGCTTGATGCTGCCACGGACGATCTGGTTGGCACGATCCTCGCCAAGAACCCCGATGCGATCCGCCGTGGCAAAGCCCTGTTCAACGCCCAACGCGAGTGTTCCCGCACCGAAGCATATGCTCTCGCCTGCGAAGTCATGGCGCAAAACATGATGGACGAAAACACCGACGAGGGGATCAATGCTTTTCTCGAAAAGCGTAGACCAGTCTGGCGAAGGAATTGAGTGCCAGTTGCCAAGGCGCCCGCTGGTCCATCGGCTTTTGTCCGCTGCGACGTTCTCCCCAACAAGGCTGTGACCTTGGGCACGGTTGCACGGTTGGTGGCCATCACCGCCGTGATCGGTGGCAGCATGTATTCCCTCACTCTCGAAGGAATCGACGGGGTCATGCGCGAAATCACCTGCCAGAAGCACGGATTTTCAAGTCTGTCGGCGTACCAGTAAGCTGTCAGGCAACCTCTGCACGATAATCTGATCCGCTCCCGGCAGTCAGGTACGAACCCGAACGCAAGACCTGTTCATACAACTCAACATCGGCCCGATAGAGCCTGATTATTCTTTCGCGGGTCGCAGCAGACAGGCGAGGCATGGCCTGCGGAGTACTGTTGAGTCGGGGCAGTTCGTCCACTTCAAGCCATGTCCACAGACTTGCCGGCAACTGTCCATCGCGACCGATCGCAAACAGCCGGTCAACCGCGAGCTCGCCTTTGGCGTCTAGAACGAAATCCACTTGCGGAATGAATTGCTTGACCGTGTGCAGAAGCTTCGGTGAAGCCTCAAGCGTGTCGAGAAAACGGTCAAGCGGCATCATCCGCCCCAGGCGCCAACGCTCAAATCGGGAGGTCAGCATGAGCTCCGTACCGCCCATCAGTGTAAAGTGGTAGGCCGACAGAAACCTGTCGACCGGATCCCTGACGATTGCAAAGCTTGGAAGCGCGGTTACGTCCGGATGCAACCGACGACGCAACGATATCATCGGCAGGTGCGGCAGATTGCGGCCATATAACAAAGCCGAAACCGATGTCCCCGCCGCCTTTGGGATGTGCACGAAAAGCATACCTGCGCGCGAAATGCTGCTTTCGAGTTTCAGGCCGAACAGGACGCGCCAAAGACTGCATAGCAGAGGAAGCTCAACCAACCGGTGCCCAAGGCTGAGCACGGTGTCCCGGATCATGTCCTTGATAAACAGCACCCACTCCGGGCTGTCATGCCAGTGGATGGGATAGGGGGTGAACGCATCAAGATCGATGCTGGGATAGCTTGCCCGCACCACAACCTTGCGCATTGCAAGCAAATGCAGACCTTGTCCGAGTACAATCGAGGCCATGCCAACGAGGTGAACGTCGCCAAAAGCCCTCCCCAAGGTTTCGAGCGCAATACCGGAGACAGCGCAAGTGCCCCCGTACGCGAGCAGATAACGACGCTTCGAAAACGATCCGTCGACGAAAGTAACCTTGCGACACATCGCGAAGTCGAACGGCAGTCCGAGCAGCCTGCTAGCCAGGAGAGCAATCTGCGGATGCCCGCCCAATTTCAGCAATGTCTGGAAGCCACCGATCACTAAAACGCTCAAGATCGTCAGCACGGTCCCATAATGTACGATTTGCAAAACCCAACCGCGCAGCGCCATTCAGCAATCCCTGTTCCACCACAGTCAGCTGCGCCAGTTCGGAAATGTCTCGACAAGATGGCCAGCCGCGCCGACTTTCGAACTTCTGTTAGCACGCGGACATAACCTTCGCCGCGATAGATCCGCATAACATCCGGACCAGACGCTTCTCTGCGCGGACGCAACGATTCCACACGGCTCCTTTTGACGCGAAAAGCGTATTTCCCAGTTTCGTCACGCAGAGCATCAAGCACGAGAATCGCGCGCATTCACCACATGGAGACGAGCCTTGCCACGCATTGAGAAGGTATCGCTGGTTTTGGCCGCCCTCATCGAAGCTGCTGGATTTTCGCCATGTGCCAACGCGCAAGAAACGACGATAGAAGCGCGGACAACTGTCTTGCTACCTGAAGGCGTTGCGCCCCCGCTCCGGGTCGAAACGCCAGACTTCAAGCTCGTTCCGCTGGGTCCCGCGCTCGTGAAGATCGACTACGATGCTTACATGTCGTCGATCGAGCATTTGCAGAAGACTTTTACGCGCAACACCTCATGGCCGCACGCCGGGATAACCGACGCCGAGGCGATGACTGATATGCAGACCGAGCAGGCCCGTTTCGCGCAGCGCAAGTCGTTTGCCTACGCCGTGCTCACGCCCGATGGCAAGCGCGAGCGTGGGTGTGTCTATGTGCAGCCCAGCCCGGTCGCGGGTTATGATGCCGCCGTTCTGATGTGGGTAACCAAGACAGAGTACGATGCCGGCTTCGACAAGGACCTGCAGGCGTGGGTGATGCAATGGATTGCCCGTGATTGGCCATTCAAGAAGGTGGCCTACCCCGGCCGCACGATCAGTTGGGAAAAGTGGGACGCGCTTGTCCCGGCCAAGGCACACTGAAGGGGGCTGCGAAATCCTTGACACCGGCCCCGCATCTGCCAGCGTTTGAGCGGGAACCGATCGGCGGGGGTGATCGTGGCAGGGCATACCGTTGAAGAGCGTAAGCTTGCCCGCCGCGCGGTGATTGCCGCCACAACCGGCAACGCGCTGGAATTCTACGACTTCATTACGTTCAGCTTCTTTGCCATCCAGATCGGCAAGGTATTCTTCCCGTCGGAAGATCCGTTCGTCAGCCTGATGGCCTCTCTGGCAACTTTCGGCGTCGGCTTTGTCGGCCGCCCGCTTGGCGCTTGGGCGATCGGCGCATGGGCAGACGGGCACGGGCGCAAGCCCGCAATGCTCTTGAGCATGACCCTGATGGGCGTCTCGGTCGCCGTCCTCGCACTCACGCCGTCCTATGCCACCATCGGCGCCACTGCACCGGCGATCGTCGTGCTGGCGCGCCTGCTGCAGGGGTTTGCCTTGGGTGGCGAAGTGGGCTCGGCCACGACCTACATGCTCGAAACCGCGCAAGAACACCGGCGCGGCTGGTCGATCAGCTGGCAGGGCGCCAGCCAGGCCATCGCATCCTCGGCCGGATCGCTCGTCGGGCTTGGCCTCAGCCTTGTCCTCACGCCGGACCAGTTGACCGACTGGGGTGGAGAGTGGCCCTGCTGCTGGGCACGGTGATCGTGCCGTTCTCGCTGCTGATCCGCCGGTCCTTGCCAGAAACGATCCACGCGCCGGACCACTTGCCTGCCGGCCATGTTCCTGCCGGGGTCTGGCGCACGGTAATTCTCGGCGCGATGATGATTTCGGGCGCGACCATCGCCACCTATTTGTTCAACTATATGGCGACCTATGGCCAGAACACGCTCGGCTATTCGGCCAGCATCTCGCTGGGCAGCACGCTGGCGATCAATGTTGCGCGGTTTTTCTCAATCCTGCTCGGCGGCTGGATGAGCGACCGGTTCGGGCGGCGGCCGCTGATGATCTGGCCAACCCTGGCCTTCACCCTGGCCATCGTTCCCGCCTACATCACCCTGACCAGCGCGCATGACCCGGTGATGTTCATCGTCGTCAACGGCTTGCTCGCCTTCGTCTCGACCCTTCCCAGCGGGGCCGTCTATGCCGCAGTTGCCGAAAGCCTTCCCAAGGCAAGCCGCGCCCGCACCTTTGCGCTGGTCTATGCCCTGCCCGTCACGTTCCTCGGCGGATCGACTCAACTGGTGATCACCTGGCTGCTGAAGGTCACCGGAGAACCGATGGCGGTCGCATGGTACATGGTATCAGCCGCCGCGGTGGCCCTGCTCGCGATGTTCCTCATTCACGAAAGCGCGCCGAGGAAAGCAGCGGCGTCCCCCGCCTGATCCGCCCCCCACCAATCAATAGAGCAGGAAGCGCGCCCGATCTTCGATCCACGCCGCTTCGTCGGCTCCCGCCAAGGCGTCGAGATCACCCGCAGCGCTGGCCGCGTCGTCCACCCACTCGCGCAGCGCCGTGCCCCCATTGATCACGTCGATCGCCAGCTTGTCGAACACGTACTCGTAGGGAAAATCGCGCCAGATCGGGTAATCCGGATAGTGCCTGCGGATTGCCTTGAACGCCAAGGCCTGCAGCCGCCACGGACGGAACGCGTGGTGATCGTAGAATGCGCCCTCGGCATGGATCATCAGCGCACTGCACAAGCTCTTGGCATGCTTGTGGAATGTCGGCTCGAACCAGCATTCACGGATTGCGCAGCCCTGCATCCACTGCGGCGCGAAGCTGCGCATTTCGGCAAGGACAGCCTTGGCATCGATATCAGGCGCACCGAACAGCACTTCCAGCGGCCGCGTCGTGCCGCGCCCTTCAGACAAGGTCGCGCCCTCGATCATCACCGTCCCGGCATAGGCTCGCGCCATGTTGAGGCTGGCCGCGTTGGGCGAAGGGTTGATCCAGATCCGGCTTTCGGGCCAGCCAAAGCCGGTGCCTTCCGGCTCCCACCCTTCCATCGTGATCACGCGGTAGTCGACGTCGAGCTTGAAGTGATCGACAAACCACGCGCCCATCTCGCCCAGCGTCATGCCGTGCCGCATTGGCATCGGCCCCGCACCGACGAAGCTCTCCCAACCCGGCAGCAGAGTGGTGCCCTCGACCGGGCGCCCGGCGGGATTGGGCCGGTCTAGCACCCACACCGCCTTGCCGGTGCCACTGGTGGCTTCAAGGAGATAGAGCAACGTAGTCACGAAGGTGTAGATGCGGCAGCCAAGGTCCTGCAGGTCGAACAGAAAGACGTCTGCCGTGTCCATCATGGCTGCGGTTGGGCGGCGCACCTCACCGTAGAGGCTGAACACCGGGATGCCGTAGGTCGGGTCGAGCTCGTCGGCGGTCTCGACCATGTTGTCCTGCTTGTCGCCCTTTAGGCCGTGCTGCGGACCGAATGCCGAGGTGGTGTTCACCCCGGCAGCAACGAGCGCATCAAGCGAATGAACCAGACTCTCGGTCACCGAGGCGGGATGGGCCACCAGGGCGACGCGCTTGCCTTCGAGTGGCTTTCTGAGTGCGGGGTCGGCGAGCAGCCGGTCGATGCCGAATTTCATGGCTAGCGCGGTGCCTCAAGCGAGGCCGCGAAGCAAGATGCGTGGTGGAAGTCTGGCCGATCCTCGCGGTGCGCGATGGCCCAGTAGGACTTGTGCCCACCTTCCTCGTCGATCACCGCGGTCAACCCATAGGCGAACGGCAGCGCGGGCAAAGCCGCGGTGGGCAGCGCGACATCGAAGATCAGCACTGACTGTCCCCGGCGTGGCGTGCAGACCGGTGGACGGGGCACGGCGCGCTCAATCATCCCGTCGCGATAGCCGGAAAAATCGTAGGCCGCCCACGCCTGCGACGGTGAAAAGTTGAACTCGGCATAGGCATCGCCGCCGGCCGGCTTCACGAACAGCTCGAAACAGGTCGTCTGCCACAGCCCATCGGCGCGAACCTTGCCCGCGAAGGGTGGGACGACAAGCCGCTGCGTGCCCTCCACCCGCCAACGCAGCGTCATCCAGACGTTGTCGACCGACAGGATCCGCGCCTCGACGGAGGTTACGGTTGCAGGGGGATGCGCGGGGTGGCTAGACAAGTTCGGCATGAAGCCGGACTAACCGCTGCACGGGAGGGAATGCAATGACGGCACTTCGCAG is a window of Novosphingobium sp. THN1 DNA encoding:
- a CDS encoding MFS transporter — translated: MALLLGTVIVPFSLLIRRSLPETIHAPDHLPAGHVPAGVWRTVILGAMMISGATIATYLFNYMATYGQNTLGYSASISLGSTLAINVARFFSILLGGWMSDRFGRRPLMIWPTLAFTLAIVPAYITLTSAHDPVMFIVVNGLLAFVSTLPSGAVYAAVAESLPKASRARTFALVYALPVTFLGGSTQLVITWLLKVTGEPMAVAWYMVSAAAVALLAMFLIHESAPRKAAASPA
- a CDS encoding twin-arginine translocation pathway signal protein — its product is MPRIEKVSLVLAALIEAAGFSPCANAQETTIEARTTVLLPEGVAPPLRVETPDFKLVPLGPALVKIDYDAYMSSIEHLQKTFTRNTSWPHAGITDAEAMTDMQTEQARFAQRKSFAYAVLTPDGKRERGCVYVQPSPVAGYDAAVLMWVTKTEYDAGFDKDLQAWVMQWIARDWPFKKVAYPGRTISWEKWDALVPAKAH
- a CDS encoding sulfotransferase family 2 domain-containing protein → MALRGWVLQIVHYGTVLTILSVLVIGGFQTLLKLGGHPQIALLASRLLGLPFDFAMCRKVTFVDGSFSKRRYLLAYGGTCAVSGIALETLGRAFGDVHLVGMASIVLGQGLHLLAMRKVVVRASYPSIDLDAFTPYPIHWHDSPEWVLFIKDMIRDTVLSLGHRLVELPLLCSLWRVLFGLKLESSISRAGMLFVHIPKAAGTSVSALLYGRNLPHLPMISLRRRLHPDVTALPSFAIVRDPVDRFLSAYHFTLMGGTELMLTSRFERWRLGRMMPLDRFLDTLEASPKLLHTVKQFIPQVDFVLDAKGELAVDRLFAIGRDGQLPASLWTWLEVDELPRLNSTPQAMPRLSAATRERIIRLYRADVELYEQVLRSGSYLTAGSGSDYRAEVA
- a CDS encoding exo-beta-N-acetylmuramidase NamZ domain-containing protein — encoded protein: MKFGIDRLLADPALRKPLEGKRVALVAHPASVTESLVHSLDALVAAGVNTTSAFGPQHGLKGDKQDNMVETADELDPTYGIPVFSLYGEVRRPTAAMMDTADVFLFDLQDLGCRIYTFVTTLLYLLEATSGTGKAVWVLDRPNPAGRPVEGTTLLPGWESFVGAGPMPMRHGMTLGEMGAWFVDHFKLDVDYRVITMEGWEPEGTGFGWPESRIWINPSPNAASLNMARAYAGTVMIEGATLSEGRGTTRPLEVLFGAPDIDAKAVLAEMRSFAPQWMQGCAIRECWFEPTFHKHAKSLCSALMIHAEGAFYDHHAFRPWRLQALAFKAIRRHYPDYPIWRDFPYEYVFDKLAIDVINGGTALREWVDDAASAAGDLDALAGADEAAWIEDRARFLLY
- a CDS encoding DOMON-like domain-containing protein — translated: MPNLSSHPAHPPATVTSVEARILSVDNVWMTLRWRVEGTQRLVVPPFAGKVRADGLWQTTCFELFVKPAGGDAYAEFNFSPSQAWAAYDFSGYRDGMIERAVPRPPVCTPRRGQSVLIFDVALPTAALPALPFAYGLTAVIDEEGGHKSYWAIAHREDRPDFHHASCFAASLEAPR
- a CDS encoding MFS transporter; protein product: MAGHTVEERKLARRAVIAATTGNALEFYDFITFSFFAIQIGKVFFPSEDPFVSLMASLATFGVGFVGRPLGAWAIGAWADGHGRKPAMLLSMTLMGVSVAVLALTPSYATIGATAPAIVVLARLLQGFALGGEVGSATTYMLETAQEHRRGWSISWQGASQAIASSAGSLVGLGLSLVLTPDQLTDWGGEWPCCWAR
- a CDS encoding enoyl-CoA hydratase — its product is MGKTILAQRTAGGRYDLVLNRPDKFNALSQALLAELLAELSGIAADGDARVVVLSGAGKAFCAGHDLAEMQADRNLAVYRALFAACSEVMEAIAALPVPVIAKVHGVATAAGCQLVGACDLAVASESARFAVSGINVGLFCSTPAVALSRNVPAKRAFEMLVTGKFIDARTASDWGLVNTVVPAEALDAATDDLVGTILAKNPDAIRRGKALFNAQRECSRTEAYALACEVMAQNMMDENTDEGINAFLEKRRPVWRRN